One Peromyscus leucopus breed LL Stock chromosome 20, UCI_PerLeu_2.1, whole genome shotgun sequence genomic window, GAGACCTTAGGATGGTGGGGACAGGGCTGTCTGAGATCTTCTCCTCTCCTTAGCCTCACACTTCTTGGCTCCGAATCTTGGACTTCCATTCCCCAGAGCCCAGACACTCTGGCTCTACTTTATCTCCTTTCCCACAACTAACCTGTTCCTCCTTAATCTCTGGGTCTGCTTTGGTGGACGCTTTGACTACAGAGGGAGCAGACTGGACCCCGGGTTCGTGCGTTTCTTACTGCCAGCCCTGCTCCCGGTGCTCTCTGAAATAAGGGCACAGGTGGCATGCCATGAGAAGACAATGTCTACTAAGGAAAGAAACAGCTTGGGCACCATGGGAGTGCCACAGGACCTGGCTCATAACAAACCTCAATGAATTTAGGTCTGGGACTCAGTTTCTTGGGAGAGGCTGACAGGGTCATGGAGATTAAGGGCTCCTAATCCCTTGGGGTCTAGAGTCAGGTCATCGTGCTGTGATGGGTTCTGCTTAACTTTCTAAAACTCTTGAGGAAATCATAcgtcgggaggcagagagggagggaaagctgtCTTCTGTCAACTGAGGCAAGTTTGGGTGATTAAGCTAAAAAAGCAAAGCCATTATGGCCCAGAGGATTATCTCTGaggtgtgctgggaaccaagaaGTAACTTATTGCCTGTGAGGCAGACCAAACCCGAGATGACTCTCAGGTAATTGCTTGCCTCTCCTTCTGCCAAGCCAAGAAGCCCGGAATATAAAGGCCAGCTTCTCCTGTCATCCCTATCCTCTCCTCAGCCCTTTGCTCTGCTAAGTGATTGCTAGCTCACAGCCACACTCCTCACCATGAGCAGACAAGCCTGCAAAAAGTCCTTCAGCTGCGGGAGCCAGGGCTTCTCTGGCCACTCGGCTGTGGTGTCCGGCGGCAGCAGCCGGAGGAGCTGCGTGGCACGTGCTGGGGCAGCCCGTGGAGGGGCTTGCGGGTTCCGGAGTGGAGCAGGAAGCTTTGGCAGTCAGAGCCTCTACAGCCTGGGTGGCAGCAGGAGCATCTCTATGAGTGTGGCGGCTGGTGGCTCCCAGACTGGTGGCTTCAGTGGAGGGCTTGGCAGCTGTGGCGGTGGCTACGGAGGTGGCTTTGGTGGTAGCAGAGGGATGGGAGGTGGCTTTGGAGGAGCTTCTGGATTTGGGGGAGCTAGTGGCTTTGGTAGGCCCGGTGGCTTTGGTCCGGGTGGCTGCCCTGGGGGAATCCAGGAAGTGACCATCAACCAGAGCCTCCTGCAGCCCCTCAATGTGGAGATTGACCCGCAGATTGGGCAAGTGAAGGCCCAGGAGCGTGAACAGATCAAGACACTCAACAACAAGTTTGCCTCCTTCATCGACAAGGTGAGGCCCAAACCCAGAGGCATTGTCGGGTGTTTGGGCTGCTAGGGGATGGTACACAAAGTGGGATGTCTGACACTTGGCCTGTTCTGCCTTAGCGCTTCCAGGACAGTGAGCAtgcctttcttgttctttgtGCCCTCTCATTCCAgctgtggaaggagggaaggacttCCGGTTTTAATTTCTCTCTGGTGTTGGGAcagcatggggagggggaggggtcaagtgcacctttttttttttttttttctgaagaatttAGCCACAAACCCAGAACGGCTTACCTCCTTTTTGACAAGCAGTTGCTTGATACTTTTCGCTAGCAGCTAACTAACTCTGCACACATCTTGGGACAGCTTCTCATATCCTCAGCAGCACCATACCTTCCCAGTGAGATTGTGCCTCTGCCCAGGGTAAGCTGAACTGTCCCTGATGGGGCAAAGCAAGGCATGCTGGGTCCAAGGCAGAGATAAGCCCAGGATTTGAAGTGAGCCTTGGTCAGCTGCAAGATGAATTTCTGAGGATCCATTGGCTGTTTTTACTACCTtcatggaagagaaagaagctTGTACCTAAGGTCTAGTTAAAAGCTGCTTTAGCCACGCCAACCTCCTTCGGCTACATTTTGAAGGATCCCGGTAGACTGAGGGTGGTCCTAGGTTTGGCTCTTCACTTTGCCATTCCACATGCATCTCACTTTTGGTGATTTAATGCTGTCTGGGTGGTTGTGAGGATTAAGGGACACAGACTACATGGAAACAGGAGGTTTACAAAGTACTCCATACACACTAACTCTCCCTTTCTAATCTTCCTTCTCCATATTCTGAAACATAGTGGTCACTGTGGATTGAGGAGCTGGGTCTGTTTCCTATCTTCCTACCCCAAAGCGGCCCATGTGCCCAACCGAagggctctttttctttctcgCTTGGCACAGGTGCGCTTCCTGGAGCAGCAGAACAAGGTCCTGGAGACCAAGTGGGCCCTGCTCCAGCAGCAGACCACAGGCTCTGGCTCAGGCCCCCAGAGTTTGGAACCTTTCTTTGAATCCTACATCAGCTGCTTGCGCAAGACATTGGATTCACtgatgggggagaagggaagcCTGGAGGGAGAGCTGAAGGGCATGCAAGACCTGGTGGAAGACTTCAAAAGGAAGTAAGTGTCCTCATGGAGGAGCTTCTTCATCTGGGATTTCaaacacactcttttttttttttttggttttttgagacagggtttctctgtgtagctttgcgcctttcctgaaactcacttggtagcccaggctggcttcgaactcacagagatccgcctgcctctgcctcccgagtgctgggattaaaggcgtgcgccaccaccgcccggcccctcaAACACACTCTTTAGTCAACACCTTCCGGTGGGTTTCCTGAGTGAAGTCTGGCCATGTTGAAATTGGGGGCGTAGGAACCAATCCTGGTGGGGCTGATGCTCACATAGTTTTCAGTCTCTGGCAGGTTCCTCTCCTACATCGGCCCTGATGAGCAAGAGGGTTCCCTTGGGGTTGGGAGCTTCACATTACTCTACTCAGGAATCGCCTAGGAAGGTTATCAGAAGGGCACATCCCTGTGTTCCAGTTGCTGCTGTTCTGAAACAGTGGGTGTGGGGAGGTGCTGGGTCTGAATGCCCAGGACCCTAATCCTGGTCCATACTGTGCAAGTTCACCCTGTTCTTTCGTGTGTCTGGTTTCCTGCTTCTGAACCTTCACCCTGCCTCCTTCTTAAGGTTCCAAATTTGAGTTTCCACCTGAGATCTGTGAGAAGTGAACAGGGCCTCCCGAGCTGGGAGGGAGCTCCAGACACCCCCAGGAGTCAGGACCCATGTAGAGGGGTATATCTACTCCTGGGAGACCCCTTTCTTCCACCGTTGACTCTTTGAAGTTGTTCAAAGAGGTCAGGCAAGCAGTTGGCTTCTTGATCCACCCCTCAAGTACACACACTTCAGTTTAGCATGGAacttggaggagggagaggcagcccCTGAGCTCTGTGAAGTCTCCAGGCAGTCTGCGATTTTCAGGTCTTGGCAAGATGATTATGTAGCATCCTTgttaaaaaattctgaaaagtttCAAGAGATGATGGTAGCAGAGCTTTGCTATCAGGCAGGGTGAGGACACTGTGGGTTCTGTGTGATTGCACATGTGCCCATGGAGCAGGTGTCCTGTCTCTGGGTGGAGAGATTCTGCAGGAGCATAGGGAttcttggttgttgtttttttcactcctgtattttatgtatgtgggtgttttgtctgcatggacatctgcacaccagaaggaGGCATTGGATCGCATGACTCTATGGTTATAGAtggtttgagctgccatgtgggtgctgggaattgaactcaggacctcagagagagcagccagcaggtttaactgctgagtcatctctcctgttCTGAAATGTCACTGTTTGAATCCGTGGCTCTCTCCATCCAGGTATGAAGAGGAAGTCAACAGGCGCACCACTGCGGAGAATGAGTTTGTAGGGGTGAAGAAGGTGAGTGAGTGGAGTAGACCCAGAATCCCTTTGTCTCCCACAGCAGAGTACTGCTGTGGATGGGACTTACTTCTTTCCTTACATGCTTGGGAAATGTTTGAAGGAAGCTGTTCATCTTTAAACCCTACGGTAACTAACAAGCTAGTTAGTAATGTGAACTAATAATGGACACCCCATGTGCAGCTCTAATCAAGATTATTTTCAGCCTACACAAGTACCGTACTTTGTTTCTGTTCCCTTTAAAAGGTTAGGTGAGTAGTTACATTTAGAAGGGTTAGGGGAGGGacaagcaagagagaggaggactCAGAGGGAGGCTTGGGTAGAAGGGGACAGAGGTCATTCtctggtttctctctctttcaggaTGTAGATGTTGCTTTTATGAACAAGGTGGAGCTGCAGGCTAAAGTGGACAGCCTGACAGATGAAATCAACTTTCTGAGGACTCTCTACGACATGGTGAGTCTCCAATTTGCTGCTAAGAGACTGGTCACTAGCAACCTCACAAGCACAACCTCAGGGGGCAGGTCAAGTGGCACCATGCCCTCAAAGCCAGCCAGAGGGCTcccagctcagctctgctccacCCAGGAAATGCCCACATTGCTCCTCCTGCCTGCAGGGTCAGGGCCCCTCTTTTCCCTGAGCTCTACAATCAGCTACTAAATAACAGCCCTCTGCCCTGTGCTCCAAGGAGAAGCCACACTTGGGTTCATGGGCTGATGTTTCCAGGATGATACATCTTTGCAATTTGCTACAGCCTACAGTTGCTGGCATTCTGTAGGCTATAGCCAGACCTGAAATAAAAGCTTAATTGTTCTACTGCCCCATTATTTAGCATTCTTGGGCATCTCTGCTGGTAGAGAAGTCCTAGTATTATTTGGGATCTGTGACCATCCATGTTCCCCACAGGAGCTGTCCCAAATGCAGAGCCACGTCAGTGACACATCTGTGGTCCTGTCCATGGACAACAACCGCTGCCTGGAC contains:
- the LOC114696643 gene encoding keratin, type II cytoskeletal 2 oral → MSRQACKKSFSCGSQGFSGHSAVVSGGSSRRSCVARAGAARGGACGFRSGAGSFGSQSLYSLGGSRSISMSVAAGGSQTGGFSGGLGSCGGGYGGGFGGSRGMGGGFGGASGFGGASGFGRPGGFGPGGCPGGIQEVTINQSLLQPLNVEIDPQIGQVKAQEREQIKTLNNKFASFIDKVRFLEQQNKVLETKWALLQQQTTGSGSGPQSLEPFFESYISCLRKTLDSLMGEKGSLEGELKGMQDLVEDFKRKYEEEVNRRTTAENEFVGVKKDVDVAFMNKVELQAKVDSLTDEINFLRTLYDMELSQMQSHVSDTSVVLSMDNNRCLDLDSIISEVKAQYEDIAQRSKAEAEALYQTKLGELQTTAGKHGDDLRSTKSEIMDLNRMIQRLRAEIENIKKQNTNLQTSIAEAEQRGDGALKDADAKLQDLQAAMQKAKDDLARLLRDYQELMNIKLALDVEIATYRKLLEGEECRMSGECQSDVCISVVSNVTSTSSSSGGFRGAGGSNYGGDSSGRSSSSRDSTGSRLGREGSVSVSQRGMGFNSGGTQASVGGSYKSGRGSSSSVHFSQTTSSSQQRSK